The proteins below come from a single Diceros bicornis minor isolate mBicDic1 chromosome 3, mDicBic1.mat.cur, whole genome shotgun sequence genomic window:
- the GCC1 gene encoding GRIP and coiled-coil domain-containing protein 1, translating to MEKFGMNFGGGPSKKDLLETIETQKKQLLQYQARLKDVVRAYKSLMKEKEALEASIKVLSVSHEADVGLAGVQPPGLTFPDSVDDRCSTHSEDSTGTATSLDTAASLTSTKGEFGVEDDRQARGPPPPKSEEASGSESGVSSSSGDGPSGSGEVDKRLHQLKTQLATLTSSLATVTQEKSRMEASYLADKKKMKQDLEDASKKAEEERGRLEGEVKGLQEQIAETKARLITQQHDRAQEQSNHALMLRELQKLLQEERTQRQDLELRLEETREALAGRAYAAGQMEGFELQTKQLTHEVEELKGELQALRDEKNRPDPRLQELQEEAACLKSHFQAQLQQEMRKTALAEDLLRQQSQVEEQRVAALENQISEVSELLGTYEKAKQKDQLAIQKLKERILQLDLENKTLALAASSRSPLDSHGEESSLDVNVLKDKMEKLKRLLQVAARKSQVTLDVEKLCDLEIMPSSEAADGEKATALYYQQELKQLKEEFERYKVRAQVVLKSKNTKDGNLAKELEESQEQLAELKEKYISLRLSCEELERQHQQEAEDWKQELARLQHLHRQELERSQLDFRDRTLKLEEELHKQRDRALAVLAEKDLELEQLRSVALSSGLPGHRSPVGGGGPGDPADTSSSDSLTQALQLAAASEPTFFLYAEQLARKEVEITSLRKQKHRLEVEAHQLQDRLLEEGERHREEVGALQSHIEKNIRDQSREGANLEYLKNIIYRFLTLPDALGRQQTLTAILTILHFSPEEKQVIMRLPTSGSWWSSGKR from the exons ATGGAGAAGTTTGGGATGAATTTCGGCGGCGGCCCGAGCAAGAAGGACCTCCTGGAGACCATTGAGACGCAGAAGAAGCAACTCCTCCAGTACCAGGCACGTCTCAAGGATGTGGTCCGTGCCTATAAAAgcctaatgaaagagaaagaggcgCTAGAGGCCAGCATTAAGGTGCTGTCGGTGTCTCATGAGGCGGATGTGGGCCTTGCAGGCGTCCAGCCTCCAGGCCTCACCTTTCCTGACTCTGTGGATGACCGATGCTCCACTCACAGCGAGGATAGCACTGGGACCGCCACCAGCTTGGACACTGCGGCCAGTCTCACCAGCACCAAGGGTGAGTTTGGGGTAGAAGATGACAGACAGGCCCGTGGACCACCACCTCCAAAGTCCGAAGAGGCCAGCGGGTCGGAGAGTGGCGTCAGCAGTAGCAGTGGGGATGGACCATCCGGGAGTGGGGAGGTGGACAAACGACTGCACCAGCTGAAGACTCAGTTGGCTACTCTGACCAGCTCATTGGCTACAGTCACCCAGGAGAAGTCCCGCATGGAAGCTTCTTACCTGGCTGACAAGAAGAAGATGAAACAGGACTTAGAGGATGCCAGtaagaaggcagaggaggagaggggccGTCTGGAGGGAGAAGTGAAGGGGCTGCAGGAGCAGATAGCAGAAACCAAAGCACGACTTATCACGCAACAGCATGACCGGGCCCAAGAGCAGAGTAACCATGCCTTGATGCTGCGTGAGCTCCAGAAACTGCTGCAGGAGGAGAGGACCCAGCGCCAGGACTTGGAGCTTCGGTTGGAAGAGACTCGAGAAGCCCTGGCTGGGCGGGCATATGCAGCTGGTCAGATGGAAGGGTTTGAGCTGCAGACCAAGCAGCTGACCCATGAAGTGGAGGAGCTGAAAGGTGAGCTGCAGGCTCTTCGAGATGAGAAGAATCGGCCAGACCCCCGGCTGCAGGAACTTCAGGAAGAGGCTGCCTGCCTTAAGAGTCATTTCCAGGCCCAGttgcagcaggaaatgaggaaG ACAGCCCTTGCAGAGGATCTACTCCGCCAGCAATCTCAGGTGGAAGAGCAGAGGGTGGCAGCCCTGGAGAATCAAATATCCGAGGTGTCGGAACTGCTGGGCACCTATGAGAAAGCCAAGCAGAAGGACCAGCTGGCCATCCAGAAGCTGAAGGAGCGCATTCtgcagctggacctggagaacaAGACGCTGGCTCTAGCAGCCTCCAGCCGGTCCCCTTTGGACAGCCATGGAGAGGAGTCCAGTCTAGATGTCAATGTCCTAAAAGACAAGATGGAGAAGCTGAAGAGGCTGCTGCAGGTTGCTGCCAGGAAGAGCCAGGTGACCTTGGATGTGGAGAAGCTCTGTGACCTGGAGATAATGCCCAGCTCAGAGGCTGCCGATGGGGAGAAGGCCACTGCGCTCTACTACCAACAGGAGCTGAAACAGCTGAAGGAAGAGTTTGAGAGGTACAAGGTGAGGGCCCAGGTCGTCCTCAAGAGCAAGAACACCAAAGATGGTAACCTGGCCAAGGAGCTGGAGGAATCCCAGGAACAGCTCGCAGAGCTGAAGGAGAAGTATATCTCCCTGCGGCTGTCCTGTGAGGAGCTCGAGCGCCAGCATCAGCAGGAGGCCGAGGACTGGAAGCAGGAGCTGGCCCGGCTGCAGCATCTCCACCGTCAGGAGCTGGAGCGGAGCCAGCTGGACTTCAGGGACCGCACGCTGAAACTGGAGGAGGAGCTGCACAAGCAGCGGGACCGTGCCCTGGCTGTGCTGGCCGAGAAGGACTTGGAGCTGGAGCAACTGCGTTCTGTGGCCTTGTCCTCTGGGCTGCCAGGACACAGaagccctgtggggggtgggggtcctgggGACCCAGCTGATACATCTTCCTCAGATAGCTTGACCCAAGCACTGCAACTAGCTGCGGCCAGCGAGCCCACTTTCTTCCTGTATGCTGAGCAGTTGGCCCGCAAGGAGGTGGAGATTACATCACTGAGGAAGCAGAAGCACAGGCTGGAGGTAGAGGCGCATCAGCTGCAGGATCGGCTGCTGGAGGAGGGGGAGCGGCATCGCGAGGAGGTTGGCGCCCTGCAGAGCCACATTGAAAAGAACATCAGGGACCAGAGCAGAGAGGGAGCCAACCTGGAGTACCTCAAAAACATCATCTACCGCTTCCTGACCTTGCCTGACGCTCTGGGCCGCCAGCAGACGCTCACAGCCATCCTGACTATCTTGCATTTCAGTCCAGAGGAGAAACAAGTGATAATGCGGCTTCCAACCAGTGGTAGCTGGTGGTCTTCTGGCAAGAGATGA